From Flavobacteriales bacterium, a single genomic window includes:
- a CDS encoding glycosyltransferase: protein MFKPTILFTSSWYPSRVHDTLGNFVSRHAEAVAIQTRVVALYVTSDPDLKEDIDIEFTEKNNVETIIVYYKKVNSSFPILSQFQKYKRNINAFEIGLLWIKDNLNIESFDLVHHNITYPTGIFPMRLKEHKDTPYIISENFTGFLPAGRHKYKGLLMKYLCKKITRNATIICPVSLDLEKSMKQLGFDSEYVIVPNVVDTITFHTKEDEPSQLGEKIKFIHVSTLDEKHKNVKGILRVIQKLSNAFDVELNIIHDEDSSLLKTYCEDLKIAGRVNFLGQKDAKGVSEELRNNDIFILFSNYENLPCVVLESIACGVPVISSDVGGTREHLSSEFGELVSPLDEEALLNKIKFMIENYSKYDPKALHHYAQLHFSKENVGKQFMRVYEEVLLK from the coding sequence ATGTTTAAACCTACAATACTTTTTACAAGTAGCTGGTACCCCAGTCGGGTTCACGATACACTCGGGAATTTTGTATCGCGCCATGCCGAAGCGGTTGCAATCCAAACAAGAGTAGTTGCGCTGTACGTTACATCAGATCCTGATCTCAAAGAAGATATCGATATAGAATTTACAGAAAAAAATAATGTTGAGACTATAATAGTCTATTACAAAAAAGTTAATTCAAGTTTTCCAATCTTAAGTCAATTTCAGAAATACAAACGAAATATAAATGCTTTCGAAATTGGTCTTCTTTGGATAAAGGATAATTTGAATATCGAATCGTTTGATTTAGTACATCATAATATCACCTACCCAACAGGTATATTCCCGATGCGCTTAAAAGAACATAAGGACACCCCTTACATAATCTCCGAAAATTTTACAGGATTTCTACCCGCTGGAAGACACAAATACAAAGGACTTCTAATGAAATACCTTTGTAAGAAGATAACTAGGAATGCAACTATTATTTGTCCTGTTTCCTTAGACCTAGAGAAGTCAATGAAGCAATTGGGATTTGATTCCGAGTATGTAATCGTCCCCAATGTAGTCGACACAATTACATTTCATACAAAAGAGGATGAGCCCTCTCAATTGGGTGAGAAAATTAAATTTATCCATGTTTCCACTTTAGATGAAAAGCATAAAAACGTAAAAGGCATACTCCGAGTAATACAGAAACTATCCAACGCTTTCGATGTAGAATTAAACATTATTCATGATGAAGATTCCAGCCTTCTCAAAACCTATTGTGAAGATTTAAAAATAGCAGGCCGTGTAAATTTCCTTGGACAGAAAGATGCTAAAGGGGTTTCCGAAGAACTTCGTAACAACGACATATTTATACTTTTCAGCAACTATGAAAATTTACCATGTGTTGTATTAGAATCAATTGCTTGTGGCGTCCCTGTAATCTCTTCGGATGTTGGTGGAACACGTGAACACCTTTCGTCGGAATTTGGAGAACTAGTATCTCCTTTGGACGAAGAAGCTCTGCTTAATAAAATTAAATTTATGATTGAAAATTACAGCAAATACGACCCAAAGGCTCTTCACCATTATGCACAATTACACTTCAGCAAGGAAAATGTAGGAAAACAGTTTATGCGCGTTTACGAGGAAGTATTACTTAAATAG
- a CDS encoding DUF5106 domain-containing protein — MIKRMRAFFVIIVVCILMSVASTNESFAGNSGKGHEISVKINGLRDSTIHLANYYGKRMYYVDTVTIDSKGNFSFKGDDELEAGVYGVVYKQEKLFEFIINEQYFSLETDTANFEKNLKIIGSKENEYFQEWKVTNKRDQTEVTRINSKLDTLLPGEDSTKYFEKRYDEILSRQQSYSKTFTKKNPDMIFTLLLNAMHKIEPPKKDLPKDEEERDLFVYRYMQEHYFDKTDLSDVRLLRTPVFSNKLEYYMDELTMQQKDSVLNSLEYLLRGTKGNRELFKYIITIFTNKYQKSIQTEMDAVFVNIVDRYFVTGVVDWFTDEQVNQIVNRAKKLVHLLEGNSVPNLKLKDINGEVKALYDIPAKYTVMWFWDPNCGHCKLATPILKEVYEKYDRTQLEVYSVGLMKTKLDWLAYIDKTKLNWINVEDVGYKSEFRTYFDIFSTPLLILLDENKKIITKKITPARLDYVLQDLFK; from the coding sequence TGATAAAAAGAATGAGAGCCTTTTTCGTAATAATTGTAGTATGTATACTAATGAGTGTTGCCTCTACCAATGAATCTTTCGCTGGTAATTCTGGAAAAGGGCACGAGATTAGTGTGAAGATAAATGGCCTTCGTGATTCGACTATACACTTGGCCAATTATTATGGTAAAAGAATGTATTACGTCGACACTGTTACTATTGATAGTAAGGGGAACTTTAGTTTTAAAGGTGATGATGAACTAGAGGCAGGGGTTTATGGGGTTGTTTATAAACAAGAAAAGTTATTCGAGTTTATTATCAACGAACAATACTTTAGTTTGGAAACAGATACGGCTAATTTTGAAAAAAATTTAAAAATTATTGGTTCGAAAGAAAATGAGTACTTCCAGGAATGGAAAGTAACGAATAAGAGAGATCAGACAGAGGTAACGAGAATAAATAGTAAACTAGATACGCTCCTTCCCGGCGAAGATTCGACCAAATATTTTGAAAAGAGATATGATGAAATATTAAGTAGACAACAGTCTTATTCGAAAACCTTTACTAAGAAGAATCCGGATATGATTTTTACACTTTTACTTAATGCCATGCATAAAATTGAGCCACCCAAAAAGGACTTGCCGAAAGATGAGGAGGAGCGTGATCTATTTGTATACCGGTATATGCAAGAGCATTATTTTGATAAAACGGATCTGTCTGATGTGAGGTTGTTGCGTACTCCTGTATTTAGTAATAAGTTGGAGTATTATATGGATGAGTTAACAATGCAGCAAAAGGACTCCGTTCTTAATAGTTTAGAATATTTATTAAGAGGCACAAAAGGGAATAGGGAACTATTTAAATATATCATTACGATTTTTACAAATAAGTATCAGAAATCGATACAGACCGAAATGGATGCGGTTTTTGTAAATATTGTAGATCGATATTTTGTTACAGGTGTAGTTGATTGGTTTACGGATGAACAAGTAAATCAAATTGTAAATCGCGCAAAAAAACTAGTTCATCTACTAGAAGGAAATAGTGTTCCCAATCTTAAATTGAAGGATATTAATGGCGAAGTAAAAGCCCTTTATGATATACCAGCGAAGTACACGGTAATGTGGTTTTGGGATCCCAATTGCGGTCATTGTAAACTAGCGACACCTATTTTAAAAGAAGTTTACGAAAAATACGACCGGACCCAACTAGAGGTATATTCTGTCGGTCTGATGAAGACTAAGTTAGATTGGCTCGCTTACATTGATAAAACAAAACTGAATTGGATTAACGTGGAGGATGTTGGTTATAAGAGTGAGTTTAGAACTTATTTCGACATTTTTAGCACGCCATTATTAATTCTACTAGATGAGAATAAAAAGATAATTACAAAAAAAATTACTCCAGCCCGCTTAGATTACGTACTACAAGATCTATTTAAGTAA
- a CDS encoding glutathione peroxidase, which yields MNNVFIALISMSIFSFFSSAKAQTPYTDFYSLTAEDIHGSDFQFAQLKGKKTLIVNTASKCGFTPQYNELQELYRKYKDRNFTIIAFPSNDFLFQEPGNNETIEQFCRDQYEITFPIMSKVKVSGSNKHSVYQFLTMKSNNGKLNSKVKWNFQKYLVDENGVLVKTLPPKTSPLDIEITTWIEN from the coding sequence ATGAACAATGTTTTCATTGCACTAATATCTATGAGCATATTTAGTTTTTTTTCTAGCGCTAAAGCCCAAACACCCTACACAGATTTTTATTCGTTAACTGCGGAGGATATACATGGCAGCGACTTCCAGTTTGCACAGCTCAAAGGAAAAAAAACGTTAATCGTAAATACCGCTTCCAAATGCGGATTCACACCTCAATACAACGAACTTCAAGAATTGTATAGAAAATACAAAGATCGAAATTTTACTATTATCGCTTTTCCTAGTAATGATTTCTTGTTTCAAGAACCTGGTAACAATGAAACTATTGAACAGTTTTGCAGAGATCAATACGAAATAACTTTTCCAATCATGTCTAAAGTCAAGGTATCCGGAAGCAATAAGCATTCTGTATATCAATTCCTTACAATGAAATCAAATAATGGAAAATTAAATTCTAAGGTGAAATGGAATTTTCAAAAATACTTAGTAGATGAGAACGGCGTTCTCGTAAAAACACTCCCACCAAAAACTAGTCCTTTAGATATTGAAATAACAACTTGGATTGAAAATTAA
- a CDS encoding DUF3817 domain-containing protein, whose product MFRLIAFLEGLSFILLLGVAVPLKHMMGMPEPVSILGMAHGVLFMLYVIFVLMLQPSQEWPAKTTALILLLSILPLGTFYGERKQFWTK is encoded by the coding sequence ATGTTTAGATTAATTGCCTTCTTGGAAGGACTCTCTTTTATTCTTTTACTGGGGGTGGCTGTACCTTTAAAGCACATGATGGGAATGCCTGAACCAGTTTCAATTCTTGGAATGGCACATGGAGTTCTTTTTATGCTCTATGTTATATTTGTGCTAATGCTTCAACCTTCTCAGGAATGGCCTGCCAAAACAACGGCACTAATATTACTGCTTTCAATTCTCCCTTTGGGTACTTTCTATGGAGAGCGTAAACAATTTTGGACTAAATAA